The following are encoded together in the Kribbella voronezhensis genome:
- a CDS encoding DUF4126 domain-containing protein — protein MEALPLAFTTGWASGINAYACVLILGLLGRFADVDSVPKGLTGNAVLIAAGALFAFEFVADKIPYIDSAWDAVSTVIRPTVGAIVAALVAGQASDLHQAIIATTGGVTALLSHFVKSSLRLAINTSPEPVTNIAASSGEDVAVAGVVSLAAFHPTAALIIAGILLLIGLVSVYFAFRAIRRGLARFRTWRERRSSPAAGSSAA, from the coding sequence ATGGAAGCGTTGCCGCTGGCGTTCACGACGGGCTGGGCGAGTGGGATCAACGCCTATGCGTGCGTCCTCATCCTCGGCCTGCTCGGCCGGTTCGCGGATGTCGACAGCGTCCCCAAGGGGCTGACCGGCAATGCCGTGCTGATCGCGGCCGGGGCCTTGTTCGCCTTCGAATTCGTCGCCGACAAGATCCCGTACATCGACTCGGCCTGGGACGCGGTCTCGACCGTGATCCGGCCCACCGTCGGTGCGATCGTCGCGGCGCTGGTGGCCGGGCAGGCCAGCGACCTGCACCAGGCGATCATCGCGACCACCGGCGGGGTGACCGCGCTGCTGTCACACTTCGTGAAGTCGAGTCTGCGGCTGGCCATCAACACCTCCCCCGAGCCGGTCACGAACATCGCCGCCTCCTCGGGCGAGGACGTCGCGGTCGCCGGCGTGGTCTCGCTGGCCGCGTTCCACCCGACCGCGGCCCTGATCATCGCGGGCATCCTGTTGCTGATCGGGCTCGTCTCGGTGTACTTCGCCTTCCGCGCGATCCGCCGCGGCCTGGCCAGATTCCGGACCTGGCGGGAAAGACGGAGCAGTCCGGCGGCCGGGAGCAGTGCTGCCTGA
- a CDS encoding phytoene desaturase family protein: protein MARVIVIGAGLAGLASAVRLAKLGHQVTVCEQDGRLGGALGRVDADGFSWDAGAASTTLPAALRDLFRKSGRPIESLVQLDPITQPRRHLFGDGSVLDLPVGDRAGQLDAWTDLAGAKTAQRWTDLVDSYGETWQVLRKTSLEPPLMDRLPWSAIRVLKPWQSLARVADSRLDDARARAVLRYYATQHGSDPKLTPGYVGVWSYLERTFGRWTVDGGFGAVADALAQRTSERKVDVRTQSEVVAVRSKNGTVTGVRLADGTQLPAEIVVSDIDPRELYERLVDDPRAKKVRRKVLSTHQAQAAYVVHLGLQEPVPELPFETVLHGDPTVVVRTGGVAPAGHRAWSVLVHGYPTDDVLDLLVARGLHIRDKVVSRQTSSSWLAGVAWEGFRTARKRAANVSPVKGLYCVGAGAHPGTGVPATTLGAAIVADAIGKA from the coding sequence ATGGCCCGGGTGATCGTCATCGGGGCCGGCCTCGCCGGTCTCGCCAGTGCGGTGCGGCTTGCCAAGCTCGGCCATCAGGTCACCGTCTGCGAGCAGGACGGACGTCTCGGCGGCGCCCTCGGCCGAGTCGACGCGGACGGCTTCAGTTGGGATGCGGGAGCAGCGAGTACGACGCTGCCTGCTGCCCTGCGCGACCTGTTCCGCAAGTCCGGCCGGCCCATCGAGAGCCTGGTCCAGCTGGACCCGATCACGCAGCCGCGCCGCCATCTGTTCGGCGACGGGTCCGTCCTGGACCTTCCGGTCGGCGACCGGGCCGGCCAGCTCGACGCCTGGACCGATCTGGCCGGTGCGAAGACCGCCCAGCGCTGGACCGACCTGGTCGACAGCTACGGCGAGACCTGGCAGGTACTGCGTAAGACCTCGCTCGAGCCGCCCCTGATGGACCGGCTGCCGTGGAGCGCGATCCGGGTACTGAAGCCCTGGCAGTCGCTCGCCCGGGTGGCCGACAGCCGGCTCGACGACGCCCGCGCCCGCGCAGTACTGCGGTACTACGCGACTCAGCACGGCTCGGACCCCAAGCTCACGCCCGGCTATGTCGGTGTCTGGTCGTACCTCGAACGCACCTTCGGCCGCTGGACCGTCGACGGCGGCTTCGGCGCGGTCGCTGACGCGCTCGCGCAGCGGACCAGTGAGCGCAAGGTCGACGTACGCACCCAGTCCGAAGTCGTTGCCGTCCGCAGCAAGAACGGCACGGTCACCGGAGTCCGGCTGGCCGACGGGACGCAGCTGCCAGCCGAGATCGTTGTCAGCGACATCGATCCGCGTGAGCTCTACGAGCGACTGGTCGATGACCCGAGAGCCAAGAAGGTGCGGCGCAAGGTGCTCTCGACGCACCAGGCGCAGGCGGCGTACGTCGTACATCTGGGACTGCAGGAACCAGTGCCGGAGCTGCCCTTCGAGACGGTGCTGCACGGCGACCCGACCGTAGTAGTGCGCACTGGTGGAGTAGCACCCGCTGGGCACCGCGCCTGGTCCGTACTGGTGCACGGCTACCCGACGGACGACGTACTGGACCTCCTGGTCGCGCGCGGCCTCCACATCCGGGACAAGGTGGTCTCCCGGCAGACGTCCTCGTCCTGGCTGGCCGGAGTGGCCTGGGAAGGCTTCCGCACCGCCCGCAAGCGCGCCGCGAACGTCTCCCCCGTCAAGGGCCTGTACTGCGTCGGCGCAGGCGCCCACCCCGGCACAGGAGTCCCGGCGACGACCCTGGGCGCGGCAATCGTCGCCGACGCCATCGGGAAAGCCTGA
- a CDS encoding HelD family protein: protein MDQSPTSTDLENVERAELDAEQAHVDRVYTRVDEAARSASRIAVEGHQRGQAQNVGRVRDEEQTGLYERDVLVYAAARRIAELDAEHEGLVFGRLDSDAGDDTEPVAAAEDLEKLYVGRIGVRDAEYEPLVIDWRAPAAEPFYRATSTDRLRVVRRRVLRNKGPRIVGLEDDLLAPDRSPEDLPVLGEGALMASLSRARGHTMRDIVATIQAEQDEAIRAPARGVTVIGGGPGTGKTVVALHRAAYLLYSDRRRFERGGVLVVGPSAAFMAYIERVLPSLGENTVSLRAVGELVDGVRATAVDDAAAAAIKGSLRMRGLLSRAARDRVPDAPTTLRVFIGGATVELDANQLDNVRRNALRRTPRNRAASEARKGLVAALWNKFPEDLRTGVYADREAFGDRVTDTPAYKTFFAAWWPMLTPGAVLRWLGDPRRVSRWARGEFSPAEVEDLAAAIRSTDEFTVADVALLDELGQLLGRPPIQEAGRDEEFDWLEGLSDGVNEVLTTSERRARSIAAAEADEPEEYAHVLVDEAQDLSPMQWRMVTRRGPQASWTVVGDTAQSSWPDPAEARAAMDSMLSHLQRHTFRLSTNYRNSAEIYSFAGEVIRRQIPDADLPDAVRRTGVEPEHRLFDAAKIAEAAGDAAVELLQLVEGTVGVIVPPALRPAIDAVVAEVGDPRVVALSPLDSKGLEYDAVIVVEPDRIVSDTLGGIRALYVVLTRATQRMITINSTTNWLP, encoded by the coding sequence GTGGATCAATCCCCCACATCGACCGATCTGGAAAACGTCGAACGGGCTGAGCTGGACGCAGAGCAGGCACACGTCGACCGGGTCTACACCCGGGTCGACGAGGCCGCCCGGTCCGCCTCCCGGATTGCGGTCGAAGGGCACCAACGCGGTCAGGCGCAGAACGTCGGCCGGGTCCGCGATGAGGAGCAGACCGGCCTCTACGAGCGTGACGTCCTGGTGTACGCCGCCGCCCGCCGGATCGCCGAGCTGGACGCGGAGCACGAGGGACTGGTGTTCGGCCGGCTCGACTCCGACGCCGGTGACGACACCGAGCCCGTCGCGGCCGCCGAGGACCTGGAGAAGCTGTACGTCGGGCGCATCGGCGTCCGCGACGCGGAGTACGAACCGCTGGTGATCGACTGGCGGGCGCCTGCCGCCGAGCCCTTCTACCGAGCCACCTCGACCGACCGGCTGCGTGTGGTCCGGCGTCGCGTACTGCGGAACAAGGGCCCGCGGATCGTCGGGCTCGAGGACGACCTGCTGGCCCCTGACCGATCGCCCGAGGACCTGCCGGTGCTTGGCGAGGGCGCGCTGATGGCGTCGCTGTCGCGGGCCCGCGGTCACACGATGCGCGACATCGTCGCGACCATCCAGGCCGAGCAGGACGAGGCGATCCGGGCACCGGCCCGTGGTGTCACCGTCATCGGCGGCGGTCCAGGTACCGGCAAGACTGTCGTCGCGCTGCACCGCGCGGCCTACCTGCTGTACTCCGACCGGCGCCGCTTCGAGCGGGGTGGCGTGCTGGTGGTCGGTCCGTCCGCTGCGTTCATGGCGTACATCGAGCGCGTGCTTCCCAGCCTCGGGGAGAACACGGTGTCGCTGCGCGCGGTCGGTGAGCTGGTGGACGGCGTACGGGCGACTGCTGTCGACGACGCGGCGGCTGCCGCCATCAAGGGCTCACTGCGGATGCGTGGCCTGCTCTCGCGAGCCGCGCGCGACCGGGTGCCGGATGCTCCGACGACGCTGCGCGTCTTCATTGGTGGCGCCACTGTCGAGCTGGACGCGAACCAGCTCGACAACGTCCGCCGCAACGCACTACGCCGTACGCCGCGCAACCGCGCCGCCTCCGAAGCTCGCAAGGGGCTGGTGGCCGCGCTGTGGAACAAGTTCCCCGAGGACCTGCGTACTGGGGTGTACGCAGACCGGGAGGCCTTCGGCGACCGGGTCACCGACACCCCGGCGTACAAGACGTTCTTTGCCGCGTGGTGGCCGATGCTGACGCCTGGTGCCGTACTGCGGTGGCTCGGCGACCCGCGTCGGGTGTCCCGGTGGGCACGCGGCGAGTTCAGCCCGGCCGAGGTCGAGGATCTGGCGGCCGCGATCCGTAGTACGGACGAGTTCACCGTCGCGGACGTCGCGTTGCTCGATGAACTCGGTCAGCTGCTCGGCCGGCCGCCGATCCAGGAAGCCGGGCGCGACGAGGAGTTCGACTGGCTGGAAGGTCTGTCGGACGGCGTGAACGAGGTGCTCACCACGTCCGAGCGCCGGGCGCGCAGCATCGCGGCCGCCGAGGCGGACGAGCCCGAGGAGTACGCGCACGTCCTCGTCGACGAGGCGCAGGACCTCTCCCCCATGCAGTGGCGGATGGTGACGCGGCGCGGTCCGCAGGCGAGCTGGACCGTCGTCGGCGACACGGCGCAGAGCTCCTGGCCGGACCCGGCCGAAGCGCGGGCCGCGATGGACTCGATGCTGTCGCACCTGCAGCGGCACACGTTCCGGCTCTCGACCAACTACCGGAACTCGGCCGAGATCTACTCCTTCGCGGGTGAGGTCATCCGGCGGCAGATCCCCGACGCGGACCTGCCCGACGCGGTACGCCGTACCGGGGTCGAGCCCGAGCACCGCCTCTTCGACGCCGCCAAGATCGCCGAAGCTGCCGGTGACGCGGCGGTCGAGCTGCTCCAGCTCGTCGAGGGAACAGTCGGCGTCATCGTCCCGCCGGCGCTCCGGCCCGCCATCGACGCGGTGGTCGCCGAGGTCGGCGATCCGCGCGTCGTCGCCCTCAGCCCCCTGGATTCCAAGGGGCTGGAGTACGACGCGGTCATCGTCGTGGAACCCGACCGCATCGTGAGCGACACCCTCGGCGGGATCCGTGCCCTCTACGTCGTCCTCACCCGGGCCACCCAGCGCATGATCACCATCAACAGCACCACCAACTGGCTGCCCTAG
- a CDS encoding MBL fold metallo-hydrolase yields MAGSTVTVRMYNVGFGDAFVVTVRRKGKVWRMLVDCGVHSQGRARPIEESVKAIIADLAAGSPAGKPQLDVVVATHHHADHISGFALPDWEKVAVKEVWLPFVENQSDADATALRQAQTQAAQRLLGLIEQRTLGLDPGAWPAAVAAARSFALNSAGNAVATDRLVGRNEKHFATDHHVRYLPTLNDAENEIAVGLDQVTVHVLGPSRDPDELKLMNPPASAGWLQLDADDAGDADDSPYPLFNGTYELRDEQRLPAALEEAADSLQLDQLGNDVGLLGAASVLERAVNNTSLFMVLDVAGTRLLFPGDAQYGAWQHVLKDPRKRALVSDAAFYKIGHHGSHNATPKAFVEEVWTEGASAMLPWGMVERWKETIPKKELLQSLHDHKHLVIQADTPADKQAGITVQDDLWREIVLKTK; encoded by the coding sequence ATGGCCGGATCGACTGTCACCGTGCGGATGTACAACGTCGGCTTCGGCGACGCGTTCGTGGTCACTGTCCGGCGCAAGGGCAAGGTCTGGCGGATGCTCGTCGACTGCGGCGTGCACAGCCAGGGCCGGGCCCGGCCGATCGAGGAGTCGGTCAAGGCGATCATCGCGGACCTCGCCGCCGGCAGCCCGGCCGGCAAGCCGCAGCTCGACGTGGTGGTGGCGACCCATCATCACGCCGACCACATCTCCGGTTTCGCCCTGCCCGACTGGGAGAAGGTGGCCGTCAAGGAGGTCTGGCTGCCGTTCGTGGAGAACCAGTCGGACGCGGACGCTACCGCTTTACGCCAAGCACAGACGCAAGCCGCGCAGCGCCTGCTCGGCCTGATCGAGCAGCGGACGCTCGGACTCGATCCTGGGGCATGGCCGGCCGCCGTCGCCGCGGCCCGGTCGTTCGCGCTCAACTCGGCCGGGAACGCCGTGGCCACCGACCGGCTGGTCGGCCGCAACGAGAAGCATTTCGCGACCGACCACCACGTGCGGTACCTGCCGACTTTGAACGACGCGGAGAACGAGATCGCGGTCGGCCTCGACCAGGTGACCGTCCACGTCCTCGGCCCGTCGCGCGACCCGGACGAGCTCAAACTGATGAACCCGCCGGCGAGCGCCGGTTGGCTGCAACTGGACGCGGACGACGCCGGCGACGCGGACGATTCGCCGTACCCGCTGTTCAACGGAACCTATGAGCTGCGGGACGAGCAGCGACTTCCGGCCGCCCTGGAGGAGGCCGCCGACTCCTTGCAGCTGGATCAGCTCGGCAACGATGTCGGGCTGCTCGGCGCGGCCTCGGTGCTGGAGCGTGCGGTCAACAACACCAGCCTGTTCATGGTGCTCGACGTCGCCGGTACGCGGCTGTTGTTCCCCGGTGATGCCCAGTACGGCGCCTGGCAGCACGTACTCAAGGATCCGCGGAAGAGGGCGTTGGTGAGCGATGCGGCCTTCTACAAGATCGGTCACCACGGATCGCACAACGCCACGCCGAAGGCGTTCGTGGAAGAGGTGTGGACCGAGGGCGCCAGCGCGATGCTGCCGTGGGGGATGGTGGAGCGGTGGAAGGAGACCATCCCCAAGAAGGAGTTGCTCCAGTCGCTGCACGACCACAAACACCTGGTGATCCAGGCCGATACGCCGGCGGACAAGCAGGCCGGGATCACCGTTCAGGACGATCTCTGGCGCGAGATCGTCCTGAAGACCAAGTGA
- a CDS encoding patatin-like phospholipase family protein encodes MSEIQVAEEPVRRIPGDAAKSPQPGTALCLSGGGYRAMVFHVGVLWRLNEARMLPELDRVSSVSGGSITAGVLAMNWKHLDFDEEGVAQEFVSQVVDPIRAMAGTHVDVPALLTGIGLPFTSVADRVVRAFRKQLFGKKTLQDLPDKPTFVINATNLESGDLMRFRKAYLADYRVGRVNHPDLPLAVAVAASSSFPPFLSPCTVDLAHEQWVTEDGNDLTGPEFRNEIRLSDGGVYDNLGLETAWKNYLTVLVSDAGGHLGPDPDPPSDWGRHLLRVLKVMDNQVRALRKRQVIDSFQRKVRTGAYIGIRSHVADYGLADPLPVDEAVASRLAAIPTRLDSMDEELQRQLINWGYVICDTGLRAHLGKGPGAGKLPYPDSALTKS; translated from the coding sequence ATGAGCGAGATTCAGGTCGCCGAAGAACCGGTACGACGGATTCCGGGTGACGCGGCGAAGAGCCCGCAGCCAGGGACGGCCTTGTGCCTGTCCGGCGGCGGATACCGGGCGATGGTGTTCCACGTCGGCGTGCTGTGGCGACTCAACGAGGCCCGCATGCTGCCGGAACTCGACCGTGTCTCCAGCGTGTCCGGCGGCTCCATCACGGCCGGCGTCCTGGCGATGAACTGGAAGCACCTGGACTTCGACGAGGAGGGGGTGGCGCAGGAGTTCGTGTCCCAGGTCGTCGACCCGATCCGGGCGATGGCCGGCACCCACGTGGACGTACCGGCGCTGCTGACCGGGATCGGCCTGCCGTTCACCTCGGTGGCCGACCGGGTCGTCCGGGCGTTCCGCAAGCAGCTGTTCGGGAAGAAGACGCTGCAGGACCTGCCGGACAAGCCGACTTTCGTGATCAACGCGACCAACCTGGAATCGGGCGACCTGATGCGGTTCAGGAAGGCCTATCTGGCGGACTACCGGGTGGGCAGGGTCAACCATCCGGATCTGCCGCTGGCCGTCGCGGTCGCCGCCTCCTCGTCGTTCCCGCCGTTCCTCTCGCCGTGCACGGTCGACCTGGCGCACGAGCAGTGGGTTACCGAGGACGGCAACGATCTGACCGGTCCGGAGTTCCGCAACGAGATCCGGCTGAGCGACGGCGGTGTGTACGACAACCTCGGTCTGGAAACGGCCTGGAAGAACTACCTGACCGTCCTGGTCAGCGACGCCGGTGGTCATCTGGGCCCGGATCCCGACCCACCGTCGGACTGGGGCCGGCACCTGCTGCGGGTGCTGAAGGTGATGGACAACCAGGTCCGGGCGCTCCGCAAACGCCAGGTCATCGACTCCTTTCAGCGGAAGGTGCGAACCGGCGCGTACATCGGGATCCGCAGCCACGTGGCCGACTACGGGCTGGCCGATCCGCTGCCGGTGGACGAGGCCGTCGCGTCGAGGCTTGCCGCGATCCCGACCAGGCTGGACTCGATGGACGAGGAGCTTCAGCGGCAGTTGATCAACTGGGGTTACGTCATCTGCGACACCGGGCTGAGGGCCCATCTGGGGAAGGGTCCGGGCGCCGGCAAGCTGCCGTACCCGGACAGCGCACTCACGAAGTCATGA
- a CDS encoding SixA phosphatase family protein gives MADPSDLLMDRTLVLLRHAKAVPPESMPDLDRPLADRGRADAAAAGRYLVAQGIDADLVICSPSTRTRETWQYAAEAGATATDIWYDRRVYSAGTEELLEVLQDVPADTRTVVLVGHAPGIPWLADELALDGTSPSRVELTQKYPTSGLTVLHLTTRWSDVTADTADLVDYVIPRG, from the coding sequence ATGGCTGACCCGTCCGATCTGCTGATGGACCGCACGCTGGTGTTGCTCCGGCACGCCAAGGCGGTGCCGCCCGAGTCGATGCCCGACCTGGACCGTCCGCTGGCCGACCGGGGCCGTGCCGACGCCGCCGCGGCCGGGCGCTATCTCGTTGCCCAAGGCATCGATGCGGACCTGGTCATCTGCTCGCCGTCGACCCGTACCCGCGAGACCTGGCAGTACGCCGCCGAAGCGGGCGCCACGGCGACGGACATCTGGTACGACCGCCGCGTCTACAGCGCCGGCACCGAGGAACTCCTCGAAGTACTGCAGGACGTCCCGGCCGACACCCGCACCGTCGTCCTGGTCGGCCACGCGCCCGGAATCCCTTGGCTGGCAGACGAATTGGCCCTCGACGGCACCAGCCCGTCCCGGGTCGAACTCACTCAGAAGTACCCCACCAGCGGCCTCACGGTCCTGCATCTCACCACCCGCTGGTCCGACGTCACCGCCGACACCGCCGACCTGGTCGACTACGTCATCCCGCGCGGCTGA
- the metF gene encoding methylenetetrahydrofolate reductase [NAD(P)H] — protein sequence MANGLPSKLPGATPTIRELLATGQRSFSFEFFPPKTPEAEEVLWRSIREIEQLRPTFVSITYGAGGTTRDGTIRVTERVAQDTSLTPLGHLTCVAHSKDELRSVIGAYAGSGVRNVLALRGDPPGGPNQPWVAHPEGMNHAIELVELVRELGDFCVGVAAFPDKHPEASSLEADAQVLAAKAKAGADYAITQMFFGAGDYFRLVDRAAALGCDIPILPGIMPVTNIKQIHRMAELTGMALPTAVTDRLHAVEDDPAAVREVGIEIASELCDELLAGGAPGIHFITLNRSTATRQVYRNLQSAPV from the coding sequence ATGGCAAACGGTCTCCCCTCGAAGCTTCCCGGCGCGACGCCGACGATCCGTGAGCTGCTGGCGACCGGACAGCGATCCTTCTCGTTCGAGTTCTTCCCGCCGAAGACCCCGGAGGCCGAGGAAGTGCTCTGGCGGTCGATCCGTGAGATCGAGCAGCTCCGGCCGACGTTCGTGTCGATCACGTACGGCGCCGGCGGGACGACCCGCGACGGAACGATCCGGGTCACCGAGCGGGTCGCGCAGGACACCTCGCTGACGCCGTTGGGGCACCTGACCTGTGTCGCGCACTCCAAGGACGAGCTGCGCTCGGTGATCGGCGCGTACGCCGGTTCCGGCGTGCGCAACGTGCTCGCTCTGCGCGGTGACCCGCCGGGCGGCCCGAACCAGCCGTGGGTGGCACACCCCGAGGGGATGAACCACGCGATCGAGCTGGTCGAGCTGGTCCGCGAGCTGGGCGACTTCTGTGTCGGGGTCGCCGCGTTCCCGGACAAGCACCCCGAGGCGTCCTCGCTCGAGGCCGACGCCCAGGTGCTCGCGGCGAAGGCGAAGGCGGGCGCGGACTACGCGATCACGCAGATGTTCTTCGGCGCCGGCGACTACTTCCGGCTGGTCGACCGGGCCGCGGCGCTCGGCTGCGACATCCCGATCCTGCCCGGCATCATGCCGGTGACGAACATCAAGCAGATCCACCGGATGGCCGAGCTGACCGGTATGGCGCTGCCGACCGCGGTCACCGATCGCCTGCATGCCGTCGAGGACGACCCTGCTGCGGTCCGCGAGGTCGGCATCGAGATCGCCAGCGAGCTCTGCGACGAACTGCTCGCCGGCGGTGCGCCCGGGATTCACTTCATCACGCTCAACCGCTCGACGGCGACCCGCCAGGTCTACCGCAATCTCCAGTCAGCACCGGTCTGA
- a CDS encoding polyprenyl synthetase family protein translates to MYADADIPTEVQRALTNFLDIQAERLAEIGPELAEPVQAARDATAGGKRLRPSFCYWGFRAAGGDTGQPILTAAASLEMLHVSALVHDDVMDSSDVRRGAPAAHRRFEALQRARSANSGRGGDPVGFGVGAAILLGDLCLIWADEMLHTSGFDAAALARASKFFDAVRVEVTAGQYLDLVAQASGEADMDRALRVLRYKSATYTVERPLHIGAALAGADQLLIDALSTYGLPLGEAFQLRDDLLGVFGDPTVTGKPAGDDLREGKRTVLTAYAVEHASEVQLAEFDRLFGRRDLDDDEIQLLREILQDSRAVQACEDLITDKTEDALAALDRAPIEDENVRKALADLVVAATSRHL, encoded by the coding sequence GTGTATGCCGACGCAGACATCCCGACCGAGGTCCAGCGAGCCCTGACCAACTTCCTGGACATCCAGGCCGAGCGGCTCGCCGAGATCGGGCCCGAGCTGGCCGAGCCCGTGCAGGCCGCCCGCGACGCGACCGCCGGTGGCAAGAGGTTGCGTCCTTCCTTCTGTTATTGGGGTTTCCGGGCCGCGGGCGGTGACACCGGCCAGCCGATCCTGACCGCCGCGGCGAGCCTGGAGATGCTGCACGTCAGCGCGCTGGTGCACGACGACGTGATGGATTCCTCCGACGTACGCCGGGGCGCGCCGGCCGCGCATCGCAGGTTCGAGGCACTGCAGCGGGCTCGCTCGGCGAACAGCGGACGCGGCGGTGACCCGGTCGGCTTCGGCGTCGGCGCGGCGATCCTGCTCGGCGACCTCTGCCTGATCTGGGCCGACGAGATGCTGCACACGAGCGGCTTCGACGCTGCCGCGCTCGCCCGGGCCTCCAAGTTCTTCGACGCCGTGCGAGTCGAGGTGACCGCGGGTCAGTACCTGGACCTCGTGGCCCAGGCGAGCGGCGAAGCGGACATGGACCGAGCCCTGCGCGTACTGCGGTACAAGTCGGCCACCTACACGGTCGAGCGCCCCTTGCACATCGGGGCCGCGCTCGCCGGCGCCGACCAGCTCCTGATCGACGCGCTGTCGACGTACGGACTGCCGCTCGGTGAGGCGTTCCAGTTGCGCGACGACCTGCTCGGCGTGTTCGGCGACCCGACGGTCACCGGGAAGCCTGCCGGTGACGACCTGCGGGAGGGCAAGCGGACCGTCCTGACCGCGTACGCCGTGGAGCACGCTTCGGAGGTCCAGCTCGCCGAGTTCGACCGGCTGTTCGGACGGCGGGATCTCGACGACGACGAGATCCAGTTGCTGCGCGAGATCCTGCAGGACAGCCGCGCCGTACAGGCCTGTGAGGATCTGATCACCGACAAGACCGAGGACGCCCTGGCAGCGCTGGACCGGGCCCCGATCGAGGACGAGAACGTCCGCAAGGCACTCGCCGACCTGGTCGTCGCCGCGACCTCCCGGCACCTGTAG
- a CDS encoding helix-turn-helix domain-containing protein, whose amino-acid sequence MARELYSVEEVAEQLGLHVRTVRNYIRDGRLKAARIGKQYRIAREDLEAFTGTSAAVFDPAAKTRHVEVSAIVHIESVDRTLADRISTHVMGSLNRDVGRLRVETAYDPDRGTLKVIVLGDPEIAADLLRLISLMAES is encoded by the coding sequence ATGGCCCGGGAGCTGTACTCGGTCGAGGAGGTCGCGGAGCAACTCGGGTTGCACGTGCGGACGGTCCGGAACTACATCCGCGACGGCCGGCTGAAGGCGGCCCGGATCGGCAAGCAGTACCGGATCGCTCGCGAGGATCTCGAGGCCTTCACCGGGACCAGCGCGGCTGTGTTCGATCCGGCCGCGAAGACCCGGCACGTGGAAGTGTCGGCGATCGTGCACATCGAGTCGGTGGACCGGACGCTCGCCGACCGGATCAGCACGCACGTGATGGGCTCGCTGAACCGCGACGTCGGCCGGCTCCGCGTCGAGACGGCGTACGACCCCGATCGCGGCACGCTGAAGGTGATCGTGCTGGGCGACCCCGAGATCGCCGCGGACCTGCTGCGGCTGATCAGCCTGATGGCCGAGTCTTGA
- a CDS encoding DUF4180 domain-containing protein gives MVEHLHGTTVYIADREVSTDRDAVDVIAAAHYEHGAEFLVLPVDKLPAEFFRLKSGIAGAIVQKFVDYRMRLAVMGDIEAHAAASTPFRDWVREANRGRHLWFVADLADLSERLAAQQ, from the coding sequence ATGGTTGAGCACCTGCACGGCACGACCGTGTATATCGCCGACAGGGAAGTCAGCACCGACCGGGATGCCGTGGACGTCATCGCGGCGGCCCACTACGAGCACGGCGCGGAGTTCCTGGTGCTGCCGGTCGACAAACTGCCGGCGGAGTTCTTCCGGCTGAAGTCCGGTATCGCCGGAGCCATCGTGCAGAAGTTCGTCGACTACCGCATGCGCCTGGCGGTCATGGGCGACATCGAGGCGCACGCCGCGGCCAGTACGCCGTTCCGCGACTGGGTCCGCGAGGCCAATCGCGGCAGGCACCTGTGGTTCGTCGCCGACCTGGCCGACCTCTCCGAGCGGCTGGCAGCGCAGCAGTAG
- a CDS encoding YqjF family protein, whose amino-acid sequence MAEPVEFEAPLLRRPRILRQNWRDLTFLHWAVEPASLERFYPPGTEPDTLEGKSYVGLVPFRMTDTGFPHGPAVPWLGTFLETNIRLYSVDTTGRRGVVFLSLDADRAAVVGSARAVFGLPYRWARMRHEVHGDTHTYTSRLRWPSTHASSSIRVQVGDALTPGPLEHFLTARWGLHVARAGRTLHLPNEHPAWVLRTAELTAFEEHGLLASVGLQELSGRPPDHVAFSHGVPAQFGLPTLASTARRPAGR is encoded by the coding sequence ATGGCAGAGCCCGTCGAATTCGAGGCCCCACTGCTCCGCAGGCCGCGAATCCTGAGGCAGAACTGGCGAGATCTGACCTTCCTGCATTGGGCCGTCGAACCGGCGAGCCTGGAGCGCTTCTACCCGCCCGGCACCGAGCCTGACACGCTCGAAGGCAAGAGCTACGTCGGTCTGGTTCCCTTCCGGATGACTGACACCGGGTTCCCCCACGGACCAGCGGTGCCCTGGCTGGGCACGTTCCTGGAGACGAACATCAGGCTGTACTCCGTCGACACGACCGGCCGCCGTGGTGTCGTCTTCCTCAGCCTGGACGCCGACCGCGCCGCAGTGGTCGGCTCTGCGCGGGCCGTCTTCGGCCTCCCCTACCGCTGGGCCCGCATGCGCCATGAGGTCCACGGCGACACCCACACGTACACATCACGGCTGCGGTGGCCAAGCACTCACGCCAGCAGCAGCATCCGGGTCCAGGTCGGCGACGCACTCACCCCTGGACCACTGGAGCACTTCCTGACCGCACGCTGGGGACTGCACGTCGCACGAGCCGGTCGCACGTTGCACCTGCCCAACGAGCACCCCGCCTGGGTACTACGAACCGCCGAGCTCACCGCCTTCGAGGAACACGGTCTGCTGGCGTCCGTGGGGCTTCAGGAGCTCTCCGGCCGTCCACCCGACCACGTGGCCTTCAGCCACGGCGTACCGGCGCAGTTCGGGCTACCGACGCTGGCGAGTACGGCTAGACGACCGGCAGGTCGCTGA